A window of the Streptomyces sp. NBC_00250 genome harbors these coding sequences:
- a CDS encoding SCO3242 family prenyltransferase has product MTRRRTGRAQAWAELLRVSALLSVPGDALAGAAATGTRPGRGTLCAIGASLCLYEAGMALNDWADRTEDAAERPHRPLPSGRITPTAALTASVALTTTGLALASRAGRPSLAVATALATTVWAYDLGLKHTPAGPATMATTRALDLLLGATASTSGSGTPHPRAVHALPSAALLGAHTYAVTAVSRHETQGGSTRTPLAALAVTLAVAGAVAGAVTGAAGAVTGAASGGETGRRPAATAASSVSLSGAPAPRPHPTLPTRLPLPSRGLGTLLALAYARTPATLLLHAALNPSAALTERAVGGGIRATIPLQAALAARAGAPGTALALLGLVPAARALARKVSPT; this is encoded by the coding sequence ATGACCCGGCGGCGTACCGGCCGGGCACAGGCCTGGGCGGAACTCCTCCGCGTATCGGCGCTGCTCTCGGTACCCGGCGACGCCCTCGCCGGCGCCGCGGCGACCGGCACCCGCCCCGGCCGGGGCACCCTCTGCGCGATCGGCGCCTCACTCTGCCTGTACGAGGCGGGCATGGCCCTCAACGACTGGGCCGACCGGACCGAGGACGCCGCCGAACGCCCCCACCGCCCGCTGCCCTCCGGCCGCATCACGCCGACAGCCGCCCTCACGGCCTCGGTGGCCCTGACAACGACGGGCCTGGCACTGGCCTCCCGCGCGGGGCGCCCGTCCCTCGCGGTCGCCACCGCACTCGCCACCACGGTCTGGGCCTACGACCTCGGCCTCAAACACACACCGGCCGGCCCCGCCACCATGGCCACGACCCGAGCCCTGGACCTCCTCCTGGGAGCCACGGCCTCGACGAGCGGAAGCGGCACACCCCACCCCCGCGCCGTCCACGCCCTCCCCTCCGCCGCCCTGCTCGGGGCTCACACCTACGCCGTCACCGCCGTCTCCCGCCACGAGACCCAGGGCGGCTCCACCCGCACCCCGCTCGCCGCCCTCGCCGTGACCCTGGCAGTGGCCGGGGCAGTGGCAGGGGCAGTGACCGGGGCGGCAGGGGCAGTGACCGGGGCGGCCTCGGGCGGCGAGACCGGCCGCCGGCCGGCCGCCACCGCCGCTTCCTCCGTCTCCCTCTCGGGGGCCCCCGCCCCCCGCCCCCACCCCACCCTCCCCACCCGCCTGCCCCTCCCCTCCCGTGGTCTGGGCACCCTCCTCGCCCTGGCCTACGCCCGTACCCCCGCCACCCTCCTCCTCCACGCCGCGCTCAACCCGTCCGCGGCGCTCACCGAGCGGGCCGTCGGTGGCGGGATCCGGGCCACGATCCCGCTCCAGGCCGCGCTCGCCGCCCGCGCCGGGGCACCGGGAACGGCGCTCGCGCTGCTCGGTCTCGTCCCGGCCGCGCGCGCCCTCGCCCGGAAGGTGAGCCCCACATGA